One region of Vigna angularis cultivar LongXiaoDou No.4 chromosome 10, ASM1680809v1, whole genome shotgun sequence genomic DNA includes:
- the LOC108322505 gene encoding uncharacterized protein LOC108322505, translating into MNFANSQLFLPIFFFFFFFVISPFPALAQQTDWDSEETQHRNGFGRRVLLSFKEKPSGTNVTFECAPSGPCVPCLYSEKGDSKYRCSETGYRIPFKCVEIKDSTKDAKKTKSQKGRSSLEIGDGTAESQKVSYVTGEYTHSQSDRRLAEDSSSSDNSSQAYITYRSCITPVNEEKLSVLNFEGVVIFMLIMSGSMIYLRKRKASSSMSGYVAGRGQNNSRF; encoded by the exons ATGAATTTTGCAAATTCCCAATTGTTTCTTcccatctttttcttttttttcttcttcgtcaTTTCTCCCTTTCCCGCATTAGCGCAACAAAC GGATTGGGACAGCGAAGAAACTCAACATAGAAACGGATTTGGGCGCAGAGTTCTTTTGAGTTTCAAAGAAAAACCCTCAGGAACTAACGTTACCTTTGAATGTGCTCCTTCGGGCCCCTGTGTTCCCTGCCTCTACTCTGAGAAG GGTGACAGCAAATATCGGTGCAGTGAGACTGGGTACCGGATCCCATTCAAATgtgtagaaattaaagattcaACAAAGGATGCAAAGAAAACAAAGTCTCAAAAAGGTCGGTCTTCTTTAGAAATTGGTGATGGTACTGCAGAATCTCAGAAAGTGTCATATGTTACTGGAGAGTATACTCATTCACAATCAGATAGAAGATTAGCTGAGGACTCATCGTCTTCAGATAATAGTTCCCAGGCTTACATCACTTATAGAAGCTGTATAACCCCAGTTAATGAAGAGAAGTTGTCAGTGCTTAATTTTGAG GGGGTggtaatatttatgttaataatGAGTGGCTCAATGATATACCTAAGAAAAAGGAAGGCATCATCATCTATGTCTGGTTATGTAGCTGGAAGGGGTCAAAACAACTCTCgattttga